A genomic stretch from Bdellovibrionota bacterium includes:
- the cobB gene encoding Sir2 family NAD+-dependent deacetylase — translation MKNIVVLTGAGISAESGIKTFRDSNGLWENHRIEDVASSEGFYRNPKLVYEFYNLRRRQLKEPQLKPNSAHEALKKLEDHFGANFLLVTQNVDNLHDRIGHKNLIHMHGELQKVSCQKDQSVYEWPEDLDSESLCPDCKEPNLLRPHIVWFGEMPLYMEQIYEALSLCDIFISIGTSGHVYPAAGFVAQTPSNCLRIEINNQGTNISQEFDKHFIGPASTEVPKVVDLILSGEL, via the coding sequence ATGAAGAACATTGTAGTCCTTACAGGCGCGGGGATATCAGCAGAGAGCGGGATCAAAACCTTTAGAGATAGTAATGGCTTATGGGAAAACCATCGGATTGAAGACGTGGCCTCCTCAGAGGGCTTTTATCGAAACCCAAAGCTTGTTTACGAATTTTATAATTTGAGACGCCGGCAACTTAAAGAGCCTCAACTCAAACCCAATAGCGCCCATGAAGCTTTAAAAAAATTAGAAGATCACTTTGGTGCAAATTTTCTATTGGTTACTCAGAACGTTGATAATCTTCACGACCGCATAGGACATAAAAATCTTATTCATATGCATGGAGAACTTCAGAAAGTCAGTTGTCAGAAAGATCAAAGCGTTTACGAATGGCCGGAGGATCTTGATAGCGAATCTCTATGTCCCGACTGTAAAGAGCCCAACCTCTTGCGACCTCACATCGTTTGGTTTGGTGAGATGCCGCTTTACATGGAGCAGATCTACGAAGCCTTATCTTTGTGTGATATCTTTATATCCATAGGAACTTCGGGTCACGTTTACCCAGCAGCGGGCTTTGTTGCACAGACACCATCAAACTGTCTAAGAATTGAAATCAATAATCAAGGAACAAATATTTCACAGGAATTTGATAAACACTTTATTGGGCCCGCAAGTACCGAGGTCCCAAAGGTTGTGGATTTGATTTTGAGTGGGGAGCTTTAG
- a CDS encoding RsmD family RNA methyltransferase: MLKQKNMAERFESFVKGLTFKGLGVVSHPNGQVFFVRGAWPGDEGLFEVESLEKTYGYAKIVELTKKSEHRREVPCPHLGFEAGKCGGCPWMIATYPAQLKEKDHLVEYLLERASVLTDKTKIKPIIGSPKEFSYRNRAQFKTDGNVVGYVSSQTSELAPIEDCLVLSDKNRASLKNIRAKLPNKEWIPDKKWNWNFIDVNESSEEAILNKRKPFKQANDEQNENMKIWFRNILKNLDKSQNVLELFCGSGNFTEALSQSGFKKILATEMSEDSIQELKSKNLANVEAIKEDLYKPQSWKRLKKMMPEPKILFLDPPREGFSEIHSFLKEFKSIEHIIYVSCDLSTYANDVKKLRGQMFELVEIQPLDQFPQTPHIEILSYLTRISL, translated from the coding sequence ATGTTAAAACAAAAAAATATGGCTGAGAGATTTGAATCCTTCGTGAAAGGACTGACATTCAAGGGTTTAGGAGTTGTTTCCCACCCTAATGGACAAGTGTTCTTTGTGCGCGGTGCTTGGCCAGGCGATGAAGGATTATTTGAAGTCGAGTCTCTGGAAAAAACCTACGGATATGCAAAGATCGTAGAGCTCACTAAGAAATCAGAACACAGAAGAGAAGTACCGTGTCCACATCTGGGTTTCGAAGCGGGCAAGTGCGGAGGATGTCCTTGGATGATTGCCACGTATCCAGCGCAGCTCAAAGAAAAAGATCATTTGGTAGAATATCTCCTGGAAAGAGCTTCGGTTCTTACAGACAAAACAAAAATAAAACCAATTATAGGTTCACCAAAAGAATTTTCATATCGAAATCGTGCGCAGTTTAAAACAGATGGAAATGTTGTCGGATATGTATCATCACAAACAAGCGAACTTGCTCCCATCGAAGATTGTTTAGTCTTATCTGATAAGAACCGAGCTTCATTGAAAAACATTCGCGCAAAACTTCCCAATAAAGAATGGATTCCAGACAAAAAATGGAATTGGAATTTCATAGATGTGAATGAGTCTTCCGAAGAAGCTATTTTAAACAAAAGAAAACCTTTCAAGCAAGCCAACGATGAACAAAATGAAAATATGAAGATTTGGTTCAGAAATATTTTAAAAAATTTGGATAAAAGCCAAAACGTATTGGAACTCTTTTGTGGTTCTGGAAATTTCACCGAAGCATTATCGCAAAGCGGATTTAAAAAAATCTTGGCCACGGAAATGAGCGAAGATTCTATCCAAGAATTAAAATCTAAAAATTTAGCAAACGTCGAAGCAATCAAAGAAGATCTCTACAAGCCCCAGTCATGGAAGAGACTTAAGAAAATGATGCCAGAGCCCAAAATTCTATTCTTAGATCCGCCAAGAGAAGGATTTTCAGAGATTCATTCTTTCTTAAAAGAATTCAAATCCATCGAGCATATTATTTATGTGTCTTGTGATCTAAGTACTTATGCAAATGATGTGAAGAAATTAAGAGGGCAGATGTTTGAGCTTGTAGAAATCCAGCCTCTCGACCAATTTCCACAAACTCCACATATTGAGATCCTAAGTTACCTCACTAGGATTTCGCTTTAA